From the Caldisericota bacterium genome, the window CCTTTGCGCGTTATTGCTACTGGTGGGATTTCTCATGTAATGATGGGAGTGGCTCAGCGAATAGAAGAATTTGACGACCAGTTAACCTTGAAAGGAATTTATCATATATATGAACATTTTAAAGGCGTTTGAAATTGGCAATCTTGATGTATATCCCCCTATTGTACTTGCACCGCTTGCTGGTTTTACCGATTCATCATTCAGGCAAATGGTGAAGAGTTTTGGAGCAGGTCTGGTATATACTGAAATGATAAGCAGTATGGGTATTTTTTATAAGGATAAAAAAACACTAGATATTGCGCATTATAATGAATTAGAAAAGCCAATTGGGGCACAAGTTTTTGGGAGTGACCCCGAAAAACTTGCATACGCTGCAGCATTTTTGGAAGGGAGAGGATTCGATACAATAGACATAAATATGGGTTGTCCTGCACTTAAAGTAGTAAAAAATGGAACAGGAGGAGCTCTTCTCAAAGATAAAGAACGGATTATGATGATTTTGCGTCAGATAAGGGCTGCAATAAAGATTCCATTTACTATAAAGATAAGAAAAGGTTTCAACAGAGGAGAAGATGTAGCAAAAGAAATCGGAAATATTGCTGAAGGAGAAGGCGTAGATGCTATTATTATTCATGGGATTACTGTGAGAGAGGGTTTTTACAGAGAAGCAGAAGATTGGAATTCTATCAAGGATTTAAAAAAATCTGTGCGAATGCCAGTTATAGGAAATGGAGGGATAAAAACAGAAGAAGATGTGAAAAAGATGTTTGAAAAAACTGAGGCAG encodes:
- the dusB gene encoding tRNA dihydrouridine synthase DusB, with translation MNILKAFEIGNLDVYPPIVLAPLAGFTDSSFRQMVKSFGAGLVYTEMISSMGIFYKDKKTLDIAHYNELEKPIGAQVFGSDPEKLAYAAAFLEGRGFDTIDINMGCPALKVVKNGTGGALLKDKERIMMILRQIRAAIKIPFTIKIRKGFNRGEDVAKEIGNIAEGEGVDAIIIHGITVREGFYREAEDWNSIKDLKKSVRMPVIGNGGIKTEEDVKKMFEKTEADGVMVGRAVLGAPWFIASSAQFVEKGTKIRFSLKEKKYIIMRHINLVVEEKGERGVKEMRKLLPFYIKGTRNASHFRNIINKVQSKDDLDRIL